The following are encoded together in the Elusimicrobiota bacterium genome:
- a CDS encoding aspartate ammonia-lyase, which yields MGMRKEKDSLGEREVPEQAYWGIQTLRASENFPVSHLKAHPILVRAYIFVKKACVLANRDLKTVPDDKAEAIITAANEVLEGKLQDQFIIDVYQAGAGTSFNMNVNEVLANRALEILGKPKGDYETVSPNDHVNRSQSTNDTFPTATHAAILLLLPRLTKALEALINAYAKKAKEFKGVLKSARTHLQDAVPITLGQEFEAYAVALEEAYAQIESASQGLRSVALGGTAAGTGMNAPSGFKDLAVSYLANLTSIKLMPSRDNRYALQSHFPIANFSASLRNLSLELIRLANDLRLLASGPLTGLGEIVLPAVQPGSSIMPGKVNPSMAEAMNQIAFDVIGADQTVALAAQAGQLDLNVMTPVAAYRVLHSMEILSNFLPVFAKKGIEGILAEQERCQVYFGTSPSLATVLTPKIGYLKSAEIFKEALATKKTVLELVKQKNILSDEEMKQLFDPKVLTGESDSTGNP from the coding sequence ATGGGCATGCGCAAAGAAAAAGACTCCCTCGGCGAAAGAGAAGTCCCGGAACAAGCCTACTGGGGCATTCAAACCCTGCGCGCGTCGGAAAACTTTCCGGTCAGCCACCTCAAGGCCCATCCTATCCTTGTCCGCGCTTATATTTTTGTCAAAAAGGCCTGCGTTTTAGCCAATCGCGACTTGAAAACCGTCCCGGATGACAAGGCGGAGGCGATTATTACCGCGGCCAATGAAGTGTTGGAAGGCAAGCTTCAGGATCAATTCATCATCGACGTCTATCAGGCCGGCGCCGGAACGTCGTTTAATATGAACGTCAACGAAGTGTTGGCCAATCGCGCGTTGGAAATTTTGGGTAAACCCAAGGGTGATTATGAAACGGTTTCCCCAAACGATCATGTTAATCGCAGCCAGTCGACCAACGACACATTCCCGACCGCGACCCATGCCGCCATTCTTCTGTTGCTGCCGAGGTTGACCAAGGCCCTCGAAGCATTGATTAATGCTTACGCCAAAAAAGCCAAAGAATTTAAAGGCGTTTTAAAGTCGGCGCGGACCCATCTTCAAGACGCGGTTCCGATCACCTTGGGCCAGGAATTCGAGGCTTACGCCGTGGCCCTGGAAGAGGCGTATGCCCAGATTGAAAGCGCAAGCCAGGGCTTGCGTTCGGTCGCCTTAGGCGGCACGGCCGCGGGAACCGGCATGAACGCGCCCTCGGGTTTCAAGGATTTGGCGGTTTCCTACCTGGCGAATCTGACGTCGATCAAGCTGATGCCCAGCCGCGACAACCGCTACGCGCTGCAAAGCCATTTTCCCATCGCTAATTTTTCCGCGTCCTTGCGTAATTTATCGCTTGAGCTCATCCGCCTGGCCAATGATTTAAGGCTGCTGGCTTCAGGCCCGTTGACGGGATTAGGCGAAATCGTTTTGCCGGCGGTGCAACCGGGCTCCTCCATCATGCCCGGCAAGGTCAATCCCTCCATGGCCGAAGCCATGAATCAAATCGCTTTTGACGTGATCGGCGCGGACCAGACCGTGGCCTTGGCCGCTCAGGCGGGGCAGTTGGATTTAAACGTGATGACGCCCGTGGCCGCTTACCGGGTTCTTCATTCCATGGAAATTTTGTCCAATTTTTTGCCGGTCTTCGCCAAAAAGGGCATCGAGGGAATTTTAGCGGAGCAGGAGCGCTGCCAGGTTTATTTCGGGACAAGCCCGTCGTTGGCCACGGTGTTGACCCCTAAAATCGGTTATTTGAAATCCGCCGAAATTTTCAAGGAAGCGTTGGCCACTAAAAAGACGGTGCTTGAATTGGTCAAGCAAAAAAATATTCTTTCCGACGAGGAGATGAAACAGCTTTTTGATCCCAAGGTTTTAACGGGCGAATCGGATTCGACCGGGAATCCCTAA
- a CDS encoding zinc-binding dehydrogenase: protein MRAVIFREYGGPDKLEYVAGFPEPVIADDEVLVRVRACALNHLDIWVRQGIPALKLPLPHISGCDASGEVARAGKNARGIEEGQAVVIAPGASCWQCAFCKSGRDNICEQYSIIGENRHGALAEYVKVKATQILPKPANLSFEEAAAYPLVFLTAWHMLFAHAGIGPEKNVLILAAGAGVGQAAVQIAKYAGARMILAAASNKEKLDKARLLGAHQGILVPRDAKAAFYRDVLKATSGEGVDIIFEHVGSVSMDSSVKSLRKGGIVVTCGATSGPQAAVDLRYFFMRELRLQGSIMGTLEEMKTITRLMAEGRLKPVIDSIFPLEETRAAQEKMLSRDFFGKIVIKV from the coding sequence ATGCGAGCCGTTATTTTCCGCGAATACGGCGGCCCGGACAAGCTCGAATACGTCGCCGGCTTTCCCGAACCCGTCATTGCCGATGACGAAGTTTTGGTGCGCGTTCGCGCCTGCGCGCTCAATCACCTCGATATTTGGGTCAGGCAAGGCATCCCGGCCCTAAAACTGCCTCTGCCTCATATTTCCGGCTGCGACGCCAGCGGTGAAGTGGCTCGCGCGGGCAAAAACGCGCGCGGCATCGAAGAAGGGCAGGCCGTGGTCATCGCCCCCGGCGCCTCCTGCTGGCAATGCGCGTTTTGCAAAAGCGGCCGGGATAATATCTGCGAACAATACTCGATCATCGGCGAAAACAGGCACGGGGCCTTGGCCGAATATGTCAAGGTCAAAGCGACTCAAATCCTGCCTAAGCCGGCCAATTTAAGTTTCGAGGAAGCGGCCGCGTACCCGCTCGTTTTTCTGACGGCCTGGCACATGTTGTTTGCGCACGCGGGCATCGGCCCGGAAAAAAACGTATTGATCCTAGCCGCTGGTGCGGGGGTCGGGCAGGCCGCGGTTCAAATCGCCAAATATGCCGGCGCCCGAATGATCCTGGCCGCGGCATCAAACAAAGAGAAACTCGACAAAGCCCGATTGCTGGGCGCGCATCAGGGCATTCTCGTTCCGCGCGACGCCAAGGCGGCCTTTTACCGGGACGTCCTTAAGGCCACCTCGGGCGAAGGCGTGGACATTATTTTTGAGCATGTAGGCTCCGTCAGCATGGACTCCTCGGTCAAGTCGCTGAGGAAGGGGGGAATCGTTGTCACCTGCGGGGCCACATCCGGCCCTCAAGCGGCCGTGGACTTGCGCTATTTTTTTATGAGAGAGCTGCGCCTGCAGGGCTCCATTATGGGAACGCTTGAGGAGATGAAAACAATCACGCGCCTGATGGCCGAGGGCCGGCTCAAGCCGGTCATTGATTCTATTTTTCCGCTGGAGGAAACCCGGGCGGCTCAGGAAAAAATGCTGTCGCGGGATTTCTTCGGAAAAATCGTCATTAAGGTTTAA
- the larE gene encoding ATP-dependent sacrificial sulfur transferase LarE gives MEISSFLEPGAAENLEQKRVRLFEILKNLNRVLVCFSGGVDSSYVCYAALKALGRDNVLAATAVSPSLSEESRQEISAWILFTGVRHEWIETAEFNNPAYLANNADRCYFCKTELYAAVMPLARGRNLTVIDGSNFSDLQEHRPGYLAARQNNVLHPLEEAGLSKPEIVELARHSGLPNWNRPASPCLSSRIPHGQAVTREALEKVDQAERIIKSFGLRVVRVRHLAFDTAKIETSSEEMPALEKKRQEIIRRFSELGFTRVAFGLYPATAEAALDAPQ, from the coding sequence TTGGAAATTTCTTCGTTCCTCGAACCCGGGGCAGCGGAGAATCTCGAACAAAAACGCGTTCGTCTTTTTGAAATCCTCAAAAACCTCAACCGCGTTTTAGTCTGCTTTTCGGGAGGGGTGGATTCTTCCTATGTTTGCTACGCGGCCCTTAAGGCCTTGGGCCGCGACAATGTCCTGGCCGCAACAGCCGTCAGCCCCAGTTTATCGGAGGAATCCCGGCAAGAAATATCCGCCTGGATTTTATTTACCGGAGTCCGCCACGAATGGATCGAAACCGCTGAGTTCAACAACCCCGCCTATCTGGCCAACAACGCCGATCGCTGCTATTTCTGCAAAACCGAACTCTACGCCGCCGTGATGCCCTTGGCGCGCGGACGCAATCTCACGGTGATCGACGGCTCAAACTTCTCCGACCTTCAAGAACACCGGCCGGGTTACTTGGCGGCCCGGCAGAACAATGTGCTCCATCCGCTCGAGGAAGCAGGATTGAGCAAACCTGAAATCGTCGAACTCGCCCGTCACAGCGGCTTGCCTAATTGGAACAGGCCGGCCAGCCCCTGCCTTTCCTCAAGAATTCCGCACGGCCAAGCTGTCACCCGCGAGGCCTTGGAAAAGGTGGACCAGGCTGAGCGCATCATCAAAAGTTTCGGTTTGCGCGTCGTGCGGGTGAGGCATTTGGCCTTCGATACGGCAAAAATTGAAACCTCGTCCGAAGAAATGCCCGCGCTTGAAAAGAAACGCCAAGAAATCATCCGGCGATTCTCAGAGTTGGGTTTTACGCGCGTCGCCTTCGGCTTATACCCGGCAACCGCCGAAGCTGCGTTGGACGCACCTCAATGA
- a CDS encoding MoxR family ATPase, translating into MAENLSLREMSEMIRQQALPFQELRRELERYIIGQDELIHKAIISLLADGHILIEGVPGLGKTLTVKTLAKLIKASYSRIQFTPDLLPGDIVGTPIFQPKDGTFVVKKGPIFANFVLADEINRAPAKTQSALLEAMQERQVTIGEETFKLDEPFLVLATQNPIEQEGTYPLPEAQVDRFLMKLKVAYPSKKAEIEILDRYSGDPGREPQPVLDPQSILGSRKIVHQIYLDPKLKDYIIEIVFASRFPQEHKLEKLKSLIAYGASPRATLYLAQAAKACAFMEGRGYVTPEDIRFISFDVLRHRILLTYEAEAENISSEDIIHEIFETVGVP; encoded by the coding sequence ATGGCGGAGAATTTAAGTCTAAGGGAAATGTCTGAAATGATCCGGCAGCAAGCGCTGCCGTTTCAAGAGCTCCGCCGTGAGCTTGAACGCTACATCATCGGTCAAGACGAGTTAATCCACAAGGCCATTATTTCGCTCTTAGCCGACGGGCATATCTTGATCGAGGGCGTGCCGGGTTTAGGCAAAACGCTCACTGTCAAGACCTTGGCCAAATTGATTAAGGCCAGTTATTCACGCATTCAATTTACGCCCGATCTTTTGCCCGGAGATATTGTGGGCACGCCGATTTTCCAACCCAAAGACGGAACCTTCGTGGTCAAAAAAGGCCCGATTTTCGCCAATTTTGTCTTAGCGGATGAAATCAACCGTGCTCCGGCCAAGACCCAATCCGCGCTGCTGGAAGCCATGCAGGAACGCCAAGTGACCATCGGCGAAGAAACATTCAAACTTGATGAGCCCTTTCTGGTCCTGGCCACGCAAAATCCCATCGAGCAGGAAGGCACCTATCCCTTGCCCGAAGCCCAGGTGGACCGTTTTTTGATGAAGCTCAAAGTGGCTTACCCATCCAAAAAGGCGGAAATTGAAATCTTGGACCGGTATTCGGGAGATCCTGGCCGGGAACCTCAGCCCGTGCTCGATCCTCAAAGCATTCTAGGCTCGCGCAAAATCGTGCACCAGATTTATTTGGACCCCAAGCTCAAGGACTATATTATTGAAATCGTTTTCGCGAGCCGATTCCCACAGGAGCACAAGCTGGAAAAATTAAAATCTCTAATCGCCTATGGAGCCAGCCCGCGCGCGACTCTTTATCTGGCTCAAGCCGCCAAAGCCTGCGCGTTCATGGAAGGCCGGGGCTATGTGACCCCTGAAGATATCCGTTTTATTTCGTTCGACGTGCTGCGCCACCGCATTTTGCTGACTTACGAGGCTGAAGCGGAAAATATCTCATCGGAAGACATCATCCATGAGATTTTCGAAACCGTCGGCGTACCCTAA
- a CDS encoding type 1 glutamine amidotransferase gives MTLRGKKIAILIERDYQDLEVWYPYLRLKEEGAVVELVAPEKKIYEGKFGYPAPVDRSLQEVEPQNFDAVVVPGGFAPDFLRRYPPSISFVREAYEQGKLVAAICHGPWILASAGILKGKRATCFSAIADDVKNAGARYEDSEVVVDGRLVTSRKPEDLPAFCLAIIRQLNRPASKNHGRSLVRK, from the coding sequence ATGACGCTGCGCGGCAAAAAAATCGCCATTTTAATCGAACGCGATTATCAGGACCTGGAGGTCTGGTATCCTTATTTGCGCTTAAAAGAAGAGGGAGCCGTGGTCGAACTCGTGGCTCCGGAAAAAAAAATCTATGAAGGCAAATTCGGGTACCCGGCGCCCGTCGACCGATCGCTTCAGGAAGTGGAGCCGCAAAATTTCGACGCGGTCGTCGTTCCCGGCGGATTCGCTCCGGATTTTCTTCGCCGTTATCCTCCCTCGATCAGCTTTGTCCGAGAGGCCTATGAACAAGGCAAACTGGTCGCCGCCATCTGCCACGGCCCCTGGATTTTGGCTTCAGCCGGAATTTTAAAAGGCAAACGGGCCACCTGCTTTTCCGCGATCGCGGATGATGTCAAAAACGCGGGCGCCCGCTATGAAGACAGCGAGGTCGTGGTGGACGGCCGCCTCGTCACTTCTCGCAAGCCGGAAGATTTGCCCGCTTTTTGCCTGGCCATCATCAGGCAACTAAACCGTCCGGCCTCAAAAAATCACGGCCGATCCCTCGTCAGAAAATAA
- a CDS encoding TraR/DksA family transcriptional regulator gives MAKQKTKTAAKKPAKTVVLTSPLSASELKAFKKELFEMRQKLSSELEGVRSKDLKEAMDAEPGDDADVATQTYEKEMLFEITGSERETLMQIDEALRRIENKTYGICDQCKKPIPLKRLRVLPYSRYCMNCQAMFESRPSS, from the coding sequence ATGGCAAAACAAAAAACGAAGACCGCCGCTAAAAAGCCTGCGAAGACCGTTGTTTTAACTTCGCCCCTGTCCGCCTCCGAACTAAAAGCGTTTAAAAAGGAACTCTTCGAGATGCGTCAAAAGCTCTCCTCGGAACTCGAAGGAGTCAGGAGCAAGGACCTCAAGGAAGCGATGGACGCCGAGCCCGGCGATGACGCGGACGTCGCCACGCAAACCTACGAAAAAGAAATGCTTTTTGAAATCACCGGCAGCGAACGGGAAACCCTGATGCAGATCGACGAAGCCCTGCGCCGCATCGAAAACAAAACGTACGGCATTTGCGACCAGTGCAAAAAACCGATTCCCTTGAAACGCTTGCGCGTGCTGCCCTACAGCCGTTACTGCATGAATTGCCAAGCCATGTTCGAATCCCGGCCGTCGTCATAG
- a CDS encoding M48 family metalloprotease, giving the protein MSKISIAAAWGCLIVITALDAQETPPGVYDFNPEDPPRSVVWYDDARQETERVFNRLLKALRRRRDYRTPTKLAYGNPDITGENPAANCLLGRCDPNVALVGVHPMLFDIVRNEHELALVMAHEFAHLKLGHNEIRIIAMEGAPETAGRQALHQLIWDQEKEADLQAVPYMRQAGFRCAQARRVFRHFADYLWAVRGKTREDVKRFFEKSRTHETPEERERLFLTLCPEAAQAR; this is encoded by the coding sequence ATGTCAAAAATCAGCATTGCGGCGGCTTGGGGTTGCCTCATCGTCATCACCGCGCTTGATGCGCAGGAGACGCCTCCCGGCGTCTACGACTTTAATCCCGAAGACCCTCCCCGAAGCGTTGTCTGGTACGACGATGCCCGCCAAGAAACAGAGCGTGTCTTTAACCGCCTTTTAAAGGCTCTCCGGCGCCGCCGCGATTACCGAACGCCCACCAAATTAGCCTATGGCAATCCCGATATCACCGGAGAAAACCCCGCGGCCAATTGCCTGTTAGGCAGATGCGATCCGAATGTCGCCTTAGTGGGCGTCCATCCCATGCTCTTCGACATCGTGCGCAACGAACATGAGCTGGCCCTGGTTATGGCCCATGAATTCGCGCATCTTAAACTCGGCCACAACGAAATCAGAATCATCGCCATGGAAGGAGCGCCGGAAACCGCCGGCCGGCAAGCTCTCCATCAATTGATCTGGGACCAGGAAAAGGAGGCTGATCTTCAGGCCGTTCCGTATATGCGGCAAGCGGGCTTTCGTTGCGCCCAGGCGCGGCGGGTATTCCGGCACTTCGCCGATTATCTCTGGGCCGTCAGGGGAAAAACGCGCGAAGACGTCAAACGATTTTTTGAAAAAAGCAGAACCCACGAGACTCCCGAAGAACGCGAGCGCCTTTTTCTCACGCTCTGCCCCGAAGCCGCGCAAGCCCGGTAA
- a CDS encoding type II toxin-antitoxin system HicA family toxin, producing the protein MPLKALEKAGFILIRQKGSHAQLKKANLLATVPMHTGDLNPETLKSIIRQARMTVDELLALL; encoded by the coding sequence ATTCCGCTCAAGGCCTTGGAAAAAGCGGGATTTATTTTGATTCGCCAAAAAGGAAGTCACGCCCAGCTTAAGAAAGCCAACCTGTTGGCGACGGTTCCCATGCACACCGGGGACCTAAACCCAGAAACCTTGAAATCCATCATACGGCAAGCCAGGATGACGGTGGATGAGTTGTTGGCTTTGCTTTGA
- a CDS encoding PIN domain-containing protein, with protein MALILIDTGPLYALADRGDGGHHQAVAFFEKTKETLMVCASVIPEVCYLFHKFLGPRAETAFIGSLQKGEINIENLEPGDIDRILEILERRPELGFVDASTIAVAERLRIVKIATFDRRHFASFKPKHARAFEIVP; from the coding sequence ATGGCTCTAATCCTTATTGATACGGGACCGCTCTACGCCTTGGCCGACCGGGGGGACGGGGGACATCATCAAGCGGTCGCGTTTTTTGAAAAGACCAAAGAGACTTTGATGGTTTGCGCAAGTGTTATTCCTGAGGTTTGCTATCTCTTTCATAAATTTCTTGGACCCCGAGCCGAAACGGCCTTTATCGGCTCTTTGCAAAAAGGCGAAATTAACATAGAGAACCTGGAGCCCGGCGATATCGACCGCATCTTGGAGATACTGGAAAGACGTCCGGAGTTAGGTTTCGTCGACGCCTCAACCATCGCCGTAGCCGAGCGGCTGCGCATCGTCAAAATCGCAACTTTTGACAGACGCCATTTTGCTTCATTTAAACCCAAACATGCCCGCGCTTTTGAAATCGTCCCTTAA
- a CDS encoding cyclic nucleotide-binding domain-containing protein has protein sequence MPFDDTLFLKRSVDVLGFFDVEQLKRITPDIVHSKYKKGQTVMLAGEFSANFFIIKNGSINIFTKENPKDPAMTLKKGDFFGVMNLFSGQASVVAIKAAEDFTDIIEIPYASFQKLLEMQPLLKEALLKKVEERMKGVNPQPAPPPPPTPPQNPPAA, from the coding sequence ATGCCTTTTGACGATACGCTGTTTCTAAAGAGGTCCGTCGATGTCTTGGGTTTCTTCGATGTGGAGCAGCTCAAAAGAATAACCCCGGATATCGTTCACTCCAAATATAAAAAGGGTCAGACCGTGATGCTGGCCGGAGAATTTTCCGCCAATTTTTTCATCATTAAAAACGGAAGCATCAATATTTTTACCAAGGAAAATCCGAAGGACCCGGCCATGACGCTTAAAAAAGGCGATTTTTTCGGCGTCATGAATTTATTCAGCGGCCAGGCTTCCGTGGTGGCCATCAAAGCGGCCGAGGATTTCACGGATATTATTGAAATCCCCTACGCGTCGTTTCAGAAGCTGTTGGAGATGCAGCCTCTGTTGAAAGAAGCGCTCCTGAAAAAAGTCGAGGAGCGCATGAAAGGGGTCAATCCGCAGCCGGCTCCGCCGCCCCCTCCAACGCCGCCTCAAAATCCCCCGGCAGCCTAG
- a CDS encoding class II glutamine amidotransferase, with the protein MCRIFAQIAVDERDPSDYIVHSSCSLLAQSKAKKDFLQEDGWGIAALNGRGFKIFKSPNPIYREAELLKKAARGGKSRIVIAHIRAASNPLKLPKRQLIAKEHNQPFGASNLTFAHNGTINIAAAARERLLGPYRKNLKGKNDSEIYFWILYKWYRKTGDVARAFEKTAQELWQLWRELPKSRRKGWKYPYTGLNAAVSDGRRLWALCHSLMPAQSKSLCLKDQPYNRLALKLSEGGRRLVIGSEKLGQEPGWTVVPMHSLTVAEESNGLILYQTRRFPWRRI; encoded by the coding sequence ATGTGCCGAATCTTCGCCCAAATTGCCGTTGATGAGCGCGACCCGTCGGATTACATTGTTCATTCCAGCTGCTCTCTGTTAGCCCAAAGCAAAGCCAAAAAGGACTTCCTCCAGGAAGACGGCTGGGGCATTGCGGCCTTGAACGGTCGTGGATTCAAAATTTTCAAGAGCCCTAACCCGATTTATCGCGAAGCCGAGCTGCTTAAGAAAGCGGCCCGTGGCGGCAAATCCCGCATCGTGATCGCCCATATCCGGGCTGCGTCGAATCCGCTCAAACTTCCCAAACGCCAATTAATCGCGAAAGAACATAATCAGCCGTTCGGCGCCTCGAACCTGACGTTCGCCCACAACGGCACCATCAATATCGCGGCTGCGGCCCGCGAGCGGCTCTTAGGCCCGTACCGGAAAAACTTAAAGGGGAAAAACGACAGCGAAATCTATTTTTGGATTCTTTACAAATGGTACCGCAAGACAGGCGACGTGGCTCGCGCGTTTGAAAAAACCGCCCAAGAGCTTTGGCAACTATGGCGTGAATTGCCCAAGAGCCGGCGCAAAGGCTGGAAATATCCATATACGGGTCTAAACGCCGCGGTTTCGGACGGCCGGCGCCTCTGGGCCTTATGCCATTCGCTGATGCCCGCTCAATCGAAATCCCTCTGCCTCAAAGACCAGCCTTACAACAGGCTGGCTTTAAAACTCAGCGAGGGCGGACGCCGCTTGGTCATCGGCTCCGAAAAACTCGGCCAGGAGCCGGGCTGGACGGTTGTTCCCATGCACAGCCTGACCGTGGCCGAAGAATCCAATGGCCTCATCCTTTATCAAACGAGGAGATTTCCATGGCGGAGAATTTAA
- a CDS encoding ribbon-helix-helix protein, CopG family, which produces MNKRTTIVTDTELYVEAQALARRERASLSQIVREALTAYITSKTSEKKRLSFVGIGLGPKNKAVSRKAKDIAKNRLNKKTGWL; this is translated from the coding sequence ATGAACAAAAGGACAACGATTGTCACTGATACGGAACTTTATGTCGAAGCCCAGGCATTGGCCCGTCGAGAACGCGCATCCCTTTCTCAAATTGTTCGTGAAGCCCTGACTGCCTATATCACGAGCAAAACTTCTGAAAAAAAACGGCTCTCTTTCGTCGGCATCGGTCTCGGCCCAAAAAACAAGGCCGTCTCCCGCAAAGCTAAAGACATCGCCAAGAACCGCTTAAACAAAAAAACCGGATGGCTCTAA
- a CDS encoding NAD(P)-binding domain-containing protein — translation MARGFVFSKTLAPGQIMITRRKTAALEPLEREGFRVGADNKKAVRESGVVILAVTPKQMPALIKEIAPVLELARHTVISVASGVSIEEIKKLAGKSIAVVRAMPNTAVAIGESMTCLSAHETTPQKTLDTAAALFGGVGKTLVIEEDQMVPATALCACGIAFFLRAIRAASQGGIQISFHASEALMMAAQTAKGAAALLLSSANHPETEIDKVTTPQGCTIAGLNQMEHEGFGSALIKGIVVSAEKAASLYKNNK, via the coding sequence ATGGCGCGCGGGTTCGTTTTTTCCAAAACGCTTGCGCCCGGGCAAATCATGATCACGCGGCGCAAAACAGCAGCCCTGGAACCGCTCGAGCGCGAAGGCTTCCGCGTGGGCGCGGACAATAAAAAAGCGGTGCGCGAGTCAGGCGTGGTCATCTTGGCCGTCACCCCGAAACAAATGCCGGCCTTGATCAAAGAAATCGCGCCAGTTCTTGAGCTTGCCCGGCATACGGTCATCTCCGTGGCCTCGGGTGTGAGCATCGAGGAAATCAAAAAATTAGCCGGTAAATCCATCGCGGTCGTCCGGGCCATGCCCAATACCGCGGTGGCTATCGGCGAGTCCATGACCTGTTTGTCCGCTCATGAAACAACGCCGCAAAAAACGCTGGACACGGCGGCTGCGCTTTTCGGGGGGGTGGGCAAAACCCTGGTTATCGAAGAAGATCAAATGGTCCCGGCCACGGCGTTGTGCGCCTGCGGCATCGCCTTCTTTCTTCGGGCCATCCGCGCGGCGTCTCAAGGCGGCATTCAAATCAGTTTCCACGCCTCCGAGGCCTTGATGATGGCGGCTCAAACCGCCAAAGGCGCGGCGGCGCTTCTCCTCTCCTCAGCAAATCATCCGGAAACCGAAATCGACAAAGTCACCACGCCTCAAGGCTGCACCATCGCAGGCTTGAACCAAATGGAACATGAAGGATTCGGCTCGGCGTTGATTAAAGGAATCGTCGTGTCGGCCGAGAAGGCCGCCAGCCTATACAAGAACAACAAATAA
- a CDS encoding retroviral-like aspartic protease — MAVALPIIPINVLNPTTHLSFDTDALIDCGASKNLFPSSVAKVLGINDIADTETGKGQEFGGIAGQRVLGYPHRLHLEIGGAYRFETVIFFLKEDQQQMPLLGIQGFLDHFIIKLAAHRGSIELTPLPSKKLKH; from the coding sequence TTGGCTGTTGCGCTTCCCATCATTCCGATCAACGTTCTTAACCCTACAACTCATCTTTCTTTTGATACGGACGCGCTGATTGATTGCGGAGCTTCAAAAAACCTGTTTCCTTCGAGCGTGGCTAAAGTCCTTGGAATCAACGACATAGCGGACACAGAAACAGGAAAAGGCCAGGAATTCGGCGGGATTGCCGGTCAGCGGGTTTTAGGTTATCCACACCGTCTGCATCTGGAAATCGGCGGAGCCTATCGTTTCGAAACAGTAATTTTCTTTCTTAAAGAAGATCAACAGCAAATGCCTCTCCTAGGCATTCAAGGTTTTCTGGATCATTTCATCATCAAACTAGCGGCCCACAGAGGAAGCATAGAACTGACGCCGCTGCCATCCAAAAAATTAAAACATTAG